The Anas acuta chromosome 18, bAnaAcu1.1, whole genome shotgun sequence genome has a segment encoding these proteins:
- the CEP95 gene encoding centrosomal protein of 95 kDa isoform X2 has protein sequence MGSAERADWVDVANELLRRCHITQNIKHLSECGADVFVRLYESILGEKVPDFIATPRTQEDDAHNVQAVIDSLALDYLQVSLSHITGENIVKGERESIKNLLEIFDGLLEYLTEEVSESSSQNGVEINEPPNNKIQVVSPEQLESNGGQLTLPSKLSSVSGSQSELFIRSHDVDGSESTSELIRLGDTAHSFSERGEEFQFPELLPAEVRKDIEELKNSEVIATVSRQFSQAEKAIVKEKEDGSMEFVHTDELQKDGLSSSAKKLGEPIRQAIPLLPPFQPAEARSHDPVERRYQSSDSQSSALVNCQELETPTLETSLTQKTEDVCSSLPLSRKIPAGDKMVSSGAENNMAKVPWVYGTSTSASPLDQKFSLHTEQVAQTPRPQSRHLPRKKRFENSTTDSLEESLSPRTTKENLSKQELHQVSEKLSRRLNELDLMLKRALGGHAREEELTDEDNLSQHSDSVMDYRRRKTKQDTPRTKYPVRPRSLSPSSPSSQCQLFSELDVLHSNGKGQMRKICNQLQKEKDERTQEAKVVAKAYEDELRIYEARERLRISKLREEVKEMEQEYKENIFKEPPKMPQPVKVYSRKTTPRNPRYSQWIPKRGTVKPKKAAPMEVRDDDLLLQLLEEFPHLHISNHMMNKMWRQQLAQTEQLKAASGRAKLKLQNEVQQALRKHELLVAIIKKDQDHNKRLQEFKQRICRQKWAQNKVKEKRQQIVRARKYYEDYRVQLRAKMMRARTREERIFKNLFEEGLEIQKQRLKDLRAYAQEMRAEQRREHQNELESMENYYKDQFSMLAEALSQERQEIQTREKAQAQMLQKTKRELRSRMEKEIQQLQTAIMQNDDDTFFQELEADRLKSRLQMASFQYSKSNFS, from the exons ATGGGCAGCGCCGAGCGGGCAG ATTGGGTTGATGTTGCCAATGAACTTTTAAGGCGCTGTCACATAACCCAGAACATAAAGCATCTCTCGGAATGTGGTGCTGATGTGTTTGTTCGTCTTTATGAATCAATCTTGGGGGAAAAAGTACCAG atttcATAGCTACTCCTAGAACTCAAGAGGATGATGCACATAATGTACAAGCGGTAATTGATTCTCTAGCACTGGACTACTTGCAGGTCAGCTTGTCGCATATCACCG GTGAGAACATTgtgaaaggagaaagggaatCTATCAAAAACCTCCTTGAAATATTTGATGGCTTATTAGAGTATCTTACAGAAGAAGTCAGTGAATCCTCTTCTCAGAATGGAG TTGAGATAAATGAGCCGCCCAATAACAAAATTCAAGTCGTATCTCCAGAGCAGCTAGAAAGCAATGGTGGTCAACTTACGCTGCCTTCAAAACTTTCATCAGTTTCAGG TTCCCAGTCAGAACTTTTCATTCGGTCCCATGATGTAGATGGATCAGAATCTACCAGTGAATTAATTAGACTTGGAGATACTGCTCATTCATTCTCAGAGAGAGGGGAAG AATTCCAGTTTCCTGAATTGTTaccagcagaagtgagaaaggATATAGAAGAACTGAAAAACTCAGAGGTTATTGCAACAGTATCTAGACAGTTCTCTCAAGCTGAAAAGGCCattgtgaaggaaaaagaagatg GTTCAATGGAGTTTGTTCATACTGATGAACTTCAAAAAGATGGTTTGAGTTCCAGTGCTAAGAAACTTGGCGAGCCTATACGCCAGGCTATTCCCTTGCTACCACCATTTCAGCCTGCTGAAGCCAGATCTCATGATCCTGTGGAGAGACGTTATCAGAGCTCAGACAGCCAGTCATCAGCTTTGGTTAACTGTCAAGAACTGGAAACTCCTACA cttgaAACATCACTTACACAAAAAACGGAAGACGTCTGTAGTAGTCTTCCTCTATCAAGGAAAATCCCTG CAGGAGACAAGATGGTCTCAAGTGGTGCTGAAAACAACATGGCAAAG GTTCCTTGGGTATATGGGACTTCTACATCTGCTTCCCCCTTAGATCAAAAATTCTCACTACATACTGAGCAAGTAGCACAGACTCCAAGACCTCAATCAAGGCATCTGCctagaaagaaaag ATTTGAAAATTCTACCACAGATTCACTTGAAGAGTCTCTTTCCCCcagaacaacaaaagaaaatctatcTAAGCAAGAGCTTCATCAAGTATCAGAAAAACTTTCTCGCAGGTTAAATGAACTAGATTTA ATGTTAAAGAGAGCTTTGGGTGGGCATGCCAGAGAAGAGGAGTTGACAGACGAAGACAACCTGTCTCAGCACAGTGACAGTGTCATGGATTATCGCAGAAGGAAAACTAAGCAAG ACACACCACGTACGAAGTACCCAGTCAGGCCACGATCCTTGTCTCCGTCCTCACCCTCATCTCAGTGTCAACTTTTTTCTGAGTTAGATGTACTTCACAGTAATGGAAAAGGGCAAATGAGGAAAATATGTAACcaactgcaaaaagaaaaggatgaaagAACACAAGAAGCAAAG gTGGTTGCTAAAGCTTATGAAGATGAACTAAGAATTTATGAAGCTAGGGAGAGGCTTAGAATTTCCAAACTCAGAGAAGAAGTCAAGGAAATG GAacaagaatacaaagaaaacatctttaaagAACCTCCAAAAATGCCTCAGCCAGTGAAAGTTTATTCTAGAAAAACCACACCTCGGAATCCCAGATACAGCCAGTGGATTCCAAAACGAGGGACTGTGAAGCCAAAGAAAGCAGCTCCAA TGGAAGTAAGAGATGATGACCTCCTGCTTCAGCTACTGGAAGAGTTTCCCCACCTGCATATTTCCAACCACATGATGAATAAAATGTGGCGTCAGCAGCTTGCACAGACTGAACAACTTAAGGCAGCTTCTGGCAGAGCTAAGCTAAAACTCCAAAATGAG GTTCAACAAGCCCTGAGGAAGCATGAGCTTCTTGTtgcaattattaaaaaagatcAAGACCATAACAAGAGACTG CAAGAATTTAAGCAACGTATCTGCCGACAGAAATGGGCTCAGAATAAGGTGAAAGAAAAACGCCAACAAATTGTTAGAGCCAGGAAATACTATGAAGATTACCGGGTCCAGTTGCGTGCCAAGATGATGCGGGCTAGGACACGGGAAGAAAGG ATATTTAAAAACTTATTTGAAGAAGGCTTAGAAATTCAGAAGCAAAGACTAAAGGACCTCAGAGCATATGCTCAAGAGATGCGTGCTGAGCAAAGAAGAGAGCATCAAAATGAGTTAGAGTCCATGGAGAACTATTACAAAGATCAG TTTTCCATGCTAGCAGAAGCTTTATCTCAAGAACGCCAAGAAATCCAAACCAGAGAGAAAGCACAAGCACAA atgctgcagaaaacaaaaagagaattgagatcaaggatggaaaaggaaatacaaCAACTGCAAACTGCAATAATGCAAAATGATGATGACACCTTTTTTCAAGAACTAGAAGCAGACAGACTGAAATCTCGACTTCAGATGGCTTCCTTTCAGTATAGCAAAAGCAATTTCTCATAA
- the CEP95 gene encoding centrosomal protein of 95 kDa isoform X1 yields the protein MGSAERADWVDVANELLRRCHITQNIKHLSECGADVFVRLYESILGEKVPDFIATPRTQEDDAHNVQAVIDSLALDYLQVSLSHITGENIVKGERESIKNLLEIFDGLLEYLTEEVSESSSQNGVEINEPPNNKIQVVSPEQLESNGGQLTLPSKLSSVSGSQSELFIRSHDVDGSESTSELIRLGDTAHSFSERGEEFQFPELLPAEVRKDIEELKNSEVIATVSRQFSQAEKAIVKEKEDGSMEFVHTDELQKDGLSSSAKKLGEPIRQAIPLLPPFQPAEARSHDPVERRYQSSDSQSSALVNCQELETPTLETSLTQKTEDVCSSLPLSRKIPAGDKMVSSGAENNMAKVPWVYGTSTSASPLDQKFSLHTEQVAQTPRPQSRHLPRKKSRFENSTTDSLEESLSPRTTKENLSKQELHQVSEKLSRRLNELDLMLKRALGGHAREEELTDEDNLSQHSDSVMDYRRRKTKQDTPRTKYPVRPRSLSPSSPSSQCQLFSELDVLHSNGKGQMRKICNQLQKEKDERTQEAKVVAKAYEDELRIYEARERLRISKLREEVKEMEQEYKENIFKEPPKMPQPVKVYSRKTTPRNPRYSQWIPKRGTVKPKKAAPMEVRDDDLLLQLLEEFPHLHISNHMMNKMWRQQLAQTEQLKAASGRAKLKLQNEVQQALRKHELLVAIIKKDQDHNKRLQEFKQRICRQKWAQNKVKEKRQQIVRARKYYEDYRVQLRAKMMRARTREERIFKNLFEEGLEIQKQRLKDLRAYAQEMRAEQRREHQNELESMENYYKDQFSMLAEALSQERQEIQTREKAQAQMLQKTKRELRSRMEKEIQQLQTAIMQNDDDTFFQELEADRLKSRLQMASFQYSKSNFS from the exons ATGGGCAGCGCCGAGCGGGCAG ATTGGGTTGATGTTGCCAATGAACTTTTAAGGCGCTGTCACATAACCCAGAACATAAAGCATCTCTCGGAATGTGGTGCTGATGTGTTTGTTCGTCTTTATGAATCAATCTTGGGGGAAAAAGTACCAG atttcATAGCTACTCCTAGAACTCAAGAGGATGATGCACATAATGTACAAGCGGTAATTGATTCTCTAGCACTGGACTACTTGCAGGTCAGCTTGTCGCATATCACCG GTGAGAACATTgtgaaaggagaaagggaatCTATCAAAAACCTCCTTGAAATATTTGATGGCTTATTAGAGTATCTTACAGAAGAAGTCAGTGAATCCTCTTCTCAGAATGGAG TTGAGATAAATGAGCCGCCCAATAACAAAATTCAAGTCGTATCTCCAGAGCAGCTAGAAAGCAATGGTGGTCAACTTACGCTGCCTTCAAAACTTTCATCAGTTTCAGG TTCCCAGTCAGAACTTTTCATTCGGTCCCATGATGTAGATGGATCAGAATCTACCAGTGAATTAATTAGACTTGGAGATACTGCTCATTCATTCTCAGAGAGAGGGGAAG AATTCCAGTTTCCTGAATTGTTaccagcagaagtgagaaaggATATAGAAGAACTGAAAAACTCAGAGGTTATTGCAACAGTATCTAGACAGTTCTCTCAAGCTGAAAAGGCCattgtgaaggaaaaagaagatg GTTCAATGGAGTTTGTTCATACTGATGAACTTCAAAAAGATGGTTTGAGTTCCAGTGCTAAGAAACTTGGCGAGCCTATACGCCAGGCTATTCCCTTGCTACCACCATTTCAGCCTGCTGAAGCCAGATCTCATGATCCTGTGGAGAGACGTTATCAGAGCTCAGACAGCCAGTCATCAGCTTTGGTTAACTGTCAAGAACTGGAAACTCCTACA cttgaAACATCACTTACACAAAAAACGGAAGACGTCTGTAGTAGTCTTCCTCTATCAAGGAAAATCCCTG CAGGAGACAAGATGGTCTCAAGTGGTGCTGAAAACAACATGGCAAAG GTTCCTTGGGTATATGGGACTTCTACATCTGCTTCCCCCTTAGATCAAAAATTCTCACTACATACTGAGCAAGTAGCACAGACTCCAAGACCTCAATCAAGGCATCTGCctagaaagaaaag cagATTTGAAAATTCTACCACAGATTCACTTGAAGAGTCTCTTTCCCCcagaacaacaaaagaaaatctatcTAAGCAAGAGCTTCATCAAGTATCAGAAAAACTTTCTCGCAGGTTAAATGAACTAGATTTA ATGTTAAAGAGAGCTTTGGGTGGGCATGCCAGAGAAGAGGAGTTGACAGACGAAGACAACCTGTCTCAGCACAGTGACAGTGTCATGGATTATCGCAGAAGGAAAACTAAGCAAG ACACACCACGTACGAAGTACCCAGTCAGGCCACGATCCTTGTCTCCGTCCTCACCCTCATCTCAGTGTCAACTTTTTTCTGAGTTAGATGTACTTCACAGTAATGGAAAAGGGCAAATGAGGAAAATATGTAACcaactgcaaaaagaaaaggatgaaagAACACAAGAAGCAAAG gTGGTTGCTAAAGCTTATGAAGATGAACTAAGAATTTATGAAGCTAGGGAGAGGCTTAGAATTTCCAAACTCAGAGAAGAAGTCAAGGAAATG GAacaagaatacaaagaaaacatctttaaagAACCTCCAAAAATGCCTCAGCCAGTGAAAGTTTATTCTAGAAAAACCACACCTCGGAATCCCAGATACAGCCAGTGGATTCCAAAACGAGGGACTGTGAAGCCAAAGAAAGCAGCTCCAA TGGAAGTAAGAGATGATGACCTCCTGCTTCAGCTACTGGAAGAGTTTCCCCACCTGCATATTTCCAACCACATGATGAATAAAATGTGGCGTCAGCAGCTTGCACAGACTGAACAACTTAAGGCAGCTTCTGGCAGAGCTAAGCTAAAACTCCAAAATGAG GTTCAACAAGCCCTGAGGAAGCATGAGCTTCTTGTtgcaattattaaaaaagatcAAGACCATAACAAGAGACTG CAAGAATTTAAGCAACGTATCTGCCGACAGAAATGGGCTCAGAATAAGGTGAAAGAAAAACGCCAACAAATTGTTAGAGCCAGGAAATACTATGAAGATTACCGGGTCCAGTTGCGTGCCAAGATGATGCGGGCTAGGACACGGGAAGAAAGG ATATTTAAAAACTTATTTGAAGAAGGCTTAGAAATTCAGAAGCAAAGACTAAAGGACCTCAGAGCATATGCTCAAGAGATGCGTGCTGAGCAAAGAAGAGAGCATCAAAATGAGTTAGAGTCCATGGAGAACTATTACAAAGATCAG TTTTCCATGCTAGCAGAAGCTTTATCTCAAGAACGCCAAGAAATCCAAACCAGAGAGAAAGCACAAGCACAA atgctgcagaaaacaaaaagagaattgagatcaaggatggaaaaggaaatacaaCAACTGCAAACTGCAATAATGCAAAATGATGATGACACCTTTTTTCAAGAACTAGAAGCAGACAGACTGAAATCTCGACTTCAGATGGCTTCCTTTCAGTATAGCAAAAGCAATTTCTCATAA